In Zingiber officinale cultivar Zhangliang chromosome 8B, Zo_v1.1, whole genome shotgun sequence, a single genomic region encodes these proteins:
- the LOC122015858 gene encoding nuclear pore complex protein NUP50B-like produces MGEADNGLAPSKKRVAGRQLTKDDHDQQDDDTPDMEIGTFKKASEEVMATRRIVKVRRNQPAPADSSNPFAGIRLIASSNASTEAKNSAESSKIDNTAAQQEQDESNENSVVADVKGTEIAVNSDNIGCTQENGEKLDKISEPLSDTVDTKKGRPALEEVESDGTSKAEGIDREKKTDGESVKDDQQEENVKEAEEIQQENGGKAENAVEAGNEEVEKNDHKDAAAPAAPLSSFQQLSSSQNAFSGLTGTGFSTSSFAFSSSVSGLTGTGFSSSLSFGSLSKEGFSFGTSAGATFSFKDDTKFGLGTGSTNWVSSSPSLSATPDTSKSVKHSMQDAPLETGEENEEAVFTGDAIMFEYMDGGWKERGKGELRLNVSVSDTEKARLVMRAKGNFRLILNASLYPDMSLTGMDKKGITFACVNSAADGKDGLTTVAVKFKDSSIVQEFREAVTAHKAKKADTSEPTQDAD; encoded by the coding sequence ATGGGAGAGGCAGATAATGGCCTAGCTCCATCCAAGAAGAGAGTTGCTGGAAGACAGCTTACCAAGGATGACCATGATCAACAAGATGATGATACTCCTGACATGGAGATAGGCACTTTCAAAAAGGCCAGTGAGGAAGTCATGGCTACCAGAAGAATTGTGAAAGTTCGACGCAATCAGCCAGCACCAGCTGATTCATCAAACCCTTTTGCTGGAATCCGCCTAATTGCTTCTTCGAATGCCAGTACAGAAGCAAAGAACTCCGCTGAGTCTTCTAAAATTGATAACACTGCAGCACAACAAGAACAAGATGAATCTAATGAGAACAGTGTTGTTGCAGATGTTAAGGGAACTGAAATTGCTGTTAATTCTGACAACATTGGGTGCACACAAGAGAATGGTGAGAAACTGGATAAAATTTCTGAACCATTATCGGACACAGTTGACACTAAGAAGGGTCGTCCTGCTCTGGAGGAAGTCGAATCTGATGGAACCAGTAAAGCAGAAGGGATTGACAGGGAGAAAAAAACTGATGGTGAATCTGTAAAAGATGATCAGCAGGAAGAAAACGTGAAGGAAGCTGAAGAGATCCAGCAGGAAAACGGAGGGAAAGCTGAAAATGCAGTTGAAGCAGGCAATGAAGAAGTTGAGAAAAATGATCACAAAGATGCAGCAGCACCTGCCGCTCCTCTGAGTTCGTTCCAGCAATTATCTAGCAGCCAAAATGCCTTTTCAGGGCTCACTGGAACTGGATTCTCAACTTCTTCTTTTGCCTTCAGTTCTTCTGTTTCAGGGCTTACAGGAACTGGATTCTCAAGTTCTTTGTCCTTTGGATCCTTATCCAAGGAAGGATTCTCATTCGGAACATCAGCTGGAGCTACTTTTTCTTTCAAAGATGATACAAAATTTGGTCTCGGTACTGGGTCTACAAACTGGGTTTCTTCCTCTCCGTCACTCAGTGCTACACCAGATACCTCTAAAAGTGTGAAACACTCAATGCAAGATGCCCCTCTAGAAACAGGTGAAGAAAATGAGGAAGCAGTTTTCACAGGCGATGCGATAATGTTCGAGTACATGGATGGTGGCTGGAAGGAAAGGGGGAAGGGAGAACTTAGACTGAATGTCTCAGTATCGGATACAGAAAAGGCGAGGCTTGTGATGAGGGCCAAGGGCAATTTCAGACTTATCTTGAATGCAAGCCTTTACCCAGACATGTCCCTCACCGGCATGGACAAGAAAGGAATCACCTTCGCCTGTGTTAACAGTGCGGCAGATGGAAAAGATGGCCTAACCACAGTGGCGGTCAAGTTCAAAGACAGTAGCATCGTGCAAGAATTTCGCGAAGCTGTGACGGCACATAAAGCAAAGAAAGCCGATACCTCAGAACCCACCCAAGATGCTGATTAA